In one Salipiger abyssi genomic region, the following are encoded:
- a CDS encoding ABC transporter transmembrane domain-containing protein — protein MAHGNPATAVAEERAKSRKLGSLGALWPFMLPYKGMMLAAVLALMATAAVSLTLPLAVRRVVDNFSVEDGGLLDYYFLAALGIAGLLAVGTALRYALVTRLGERVVADIRKAVFDRVIGLSPVFYEKIMTGEVLSRITTDTTLIQSVIGSSVSIALRNILMMTGGLVLMLLTSAKLTGLVLLLVPVVIVPILTLGRKLRKLSRENQDWIAASSGNAAEALSAVQTVQAFTHEAISRNAFGEVTEKSFDAARRRIWVRALMTAIVIFLVFTGVVGVLWMGAWDVRAGEMSAGALVQFVIYSVMVAGAVAALSEIFGELQRAAGATERLVELLAAEDSVTDPAAPKALAAPVKGAIGFEHVGFSYPSRPEVPALDDIDLAIRPGETVALVGPSGAGKTTIVQLIQRFYDPDAGRVTLDGVALDEMTRDAFRRHIALVPQDPVIFAASARENIRFGRPDASDAEIETAAKAAAAHGFISALPEGYDTYLGERGVMLSGGQKQRIAIARAILRDAPVLLLDEATSALDAESERAVQAAVDRLAEGRTTIIVAHRLATVKKADRIVVMEQGRIVAQGSHDALVAEGGLYARLARLQFTDGIAAE, from the coding sequence ATGGCACACGGAAATCCGGCAACCGCAGTGGCAGAAGAGCGTGCGAAGTCCCGCAAACTGGGATCGCTCGGGGCGCTCTGGCCGTTCATGCTGCCCTATAAGGGGATGATGCTGGCGGCGGTGCTGGCGCTGATGGCCACGGCGGCGGTGTCGCTGACCCTGCCTCTGGCTGTGCGCCGGGTGGTGGACAATTTCAGCGTCGAGGACGGCGGTCTGCTCGATTACTACTTCCTCGCCGCGCTCGGCATCGCGGGGCTGCTCGCCGTCGGCACGGCGCTGCGCTATGCGCTGGTCACGCGGCTGGGCGAGCGCGTGGTGGCCGATATCCGCAAGGCGGTGTTCGACCGGGTGATCGGTCTCTCGCCGGTGTTCTACGAAAAGATCATGACCGGCGAGGTGCTGAGCCGCATCACCACCGATACCACGCTGATCCAGTCGGTGATCGGCTCCTCGGTGTCGATCGCGCTGCGCAATATCCTGATGATGACCGGCGGGCTGGTGCTGATGCTGCTGACCTCGGCCAAGCTCACCGGGCTGGTGCTGCTGCTGGTGCCGGTAGTGATCGTGCCGATCCTCACGCTGGGCCGCAAGCTGCGCAAGCTCAGCCGCGAGAATCAGGACTGGATCGCCGCCTCCTCGGGCAATGCCGCCGAAGCACTCTCGGCGGTGCAGACGGTGCAGGCCTTCACCCACGAGGCGATCTCGCGCAATGCCTTTGGCGAGGTGACGGAAAAGAGCTTCGACGCGGCGCGGCGGCGGATCTGGGTGCGGGCGCTGATGACCGCCATCGTGATCTTTCTGGTCTTTACCGGCGTCGTCGGCGTGCTCTGGATGGGCGCCTGGGACGTGCGCGCGGGCGAGATGAGCGCCGGCGCGCTGGTGCAGTTCGTGATCTATTCGGTGATGGTCGCTGGCGCGGTCGCCGCCCTGTCGGAGATCTTCGGCGAGTTGCAGCGGGCAGCGGGCGCCACCGAGCGGCTGGTCGAGCTGCTCGCGGCAGAAGATTCGGTCACCGACCCCGCCGCACCTAAGGCGCTGGCCGCGCCTGTCAAAGGCGCCATCGGTTTCGAGCATGTGGGCTTTTCCTACCCCTCGCGCCCCGAGGTGCCGGCACTCGACGATATCGACCTCGCGATCCGCCCGGGCGAGACCGTGGCGCTTGTCGGTCCTTCCGGCGCCGGCAAGACCACCATCGTGCAGTTGATCCAGCGCTTCTACGATCCGGATGCGGGCCGCGTGACCCTCGACGGCGTCGCGCTGGACGAGATGACGCGCGACGCCTTCCGCCGGCATATCGCGCTGGTGCCGCAGGATCCGGTGATCTTCGCCGCCTCGGCACGCGAGAACATCCGCTTCGGCCGGCCCGATGCCAGCGATGCCGAGATCGAGACGGCGGCCAAGGCGGCGGCGGCGCATGGTTTCATCTCCGCCCTGCCCGAAGGCTACGACACCTATCTGGGCGAGCGCGGCGTGATGCTGTCGGGCGGCCAGAAACAGCGCATCGCCATCGCCCGGGCGATCCTGCGCGACGCGCCGGTGCTGCTGCTCGACGAGGCGACCTCGGCGCTGGATGCGGAAAGCGAGCGCGCGGTGCAGGCGGCGGTCGACCGGCTCGCCGAAGGCCGCACCACCATCATCGTCGCCCACCGACTGGCCACGGTCAAAAAGGCCGACCGCATCGTGGTGATGGAGCAAGGCCGCATCGTGGCGCAGGGCTCGCATGACGCGCTGGTGGCAGAGGGCGGGCTCTATGCCCGGCTGGCACGGCTGCAATTCACCGACGGCATCGCCGCTGAGTGA
- a CDS encoding IS30 family transposase, with product MGRCYLQLSFEERIKIAKWREAKMPIPEIADRLSRAPSTIYRDLKRNHFDGGGLPELAGYYALNAQTMSEKRRALHRKMVQHPQLKAAVEHGLKAGWSPEQIAGRMRLEQHGVRVSHETIYRYTYSKEGRAEQFYRHLPEHRRRRRPRGYRRYQRSHISDAQNLSNRPDRVAERVEFGHWECDLVMFRKEHGKINVTSLVERVSRYTVVLRNEDRRSKPIMEALIQGLSALPADARQSITFDRGSEFSAWQRLKDGIGADSWFCDPRAPWQKGTVENTNNRLRKFLPRSTEPTALTNRYLRSICQRLNATPRKCLGYRTPAEVFEAKLVDIQNRLT from the coding sequence ATGGGTCGTTGCTACCTTCAGCTGAGTTTCGAGGAACGGATCAAGATTGCCAAGTGGCGTGAAGCCAAGATGCCGATACCCGAGATCGCGGATCGCCTGAGCCGCGCCCCCTCGACGATCTATCGTGATCTGAAGCGCAACCACTTCGACGGCGGCGGACTGCCAGAGCTCGCAGGATACTACGCGCTGAACGCTCAGACCATGAGCGAGAAGCGCCGCGCCCTTCACCGCAAGATGGTTCAGCACCCTCAGCTCAAAGCTGCCGTCGAGCATGGTCTCAAGGCTGGCTGGTCGCCGGAGCAGATCGCCGGCCGGATGCGTCTCGAGCAGCATGGTGTCCGCGTGAGCCACGAAACGATCTATCGCTACACCTACTCGAAGGAAGGTCGCGCCGAGCAGTTCTACCGGCACCTGCCCGAGCATCGCAGACGCCGCAGACCTCGTGGATACCGCCGGTACCAGCGCAGCCACATCTCGGATGCGCAGAACCTTTCAAACAGACCGGATCGCGTCGCCGAGCGCGTTGAGTTCGGGCACTGGGAATGTGACCTCGTGATGTTCCGCAAGGAGCATGGCAAGATCAACGTGACCTCCCTGGTGGAGCGCGTCAGCCGCTACACCGTCGTGCTGCGCAACGAGGACCGGCGATCGAAGCCGATCATGGAAGCCCTCATCCAGGGGCTCTCCGCCCTGCCCGCCGACGCACGCCAATCCATCACATTCGACCGCGGGTCCGAGTTCTCGGCATGGCAACGGCTCAAGGATGGGATCGGCGCGGACAGCTGGTTCTGCGACCCGCGGGCGCCCTGGCAGAAAGGCACGGTCGAGAACACCAACAACCGTCTTCGCAAGTTCCTGCCCCGCTCGACCGAACCGACGGCGCTGACAAATCGATATTTGAGGTCGATTTGCCAGCGCCTCAACGCGACGCCCCGCAAATGCCTGGGCTACCGAACGCCTGCCGAGGTCTTCGAGGCCAAGCTCGTGGATATCCAGAACCGACTGACGTAG
- a CDS encoding multicopper oxidase family protein, translating to MTIRMTRRAFCGALAGTAGLAALPVRAAGPQTLTARVATAQIAPLKYAATEVWTYDGALPGPVLRVPQGGRLARRLVNDLPVPTSIHWHGIRIDNAMDGVAGLTQEAVPPGGTFDYDFAVPDAGTYWYHAHTNSFEQVARGLSGALIVGEAGPPEVDRDEVLVLNDWLLNPEDAQFMQPFGHPMSLSHGGRLGNLPGTNGTYDYAREVRANERLRLRLINASNARIFVLRLAGLDGWTVALDGMPLPAPEPVEAELILAPAQRIDLIVDVTAEDGEAAALLRFEDDNQWRPQARFPVAGSASATRRDSPAALPPNPRMEVPVIDGARRLDLVMEGGAMGRMSGAMMNGRSMGFREMAGQGQFWALSGQVGMNDTPFASLDRGETVCLKLTNDTAFAHAMHLHGMHFRQVAEDGTLGPMRDTILSYPDEPLEIAFVANNPGKWLFHCHMLGHAASGMTTWINVS from the coding sequence ATGACCATACGCATGACACGACGCGCTTTCTGTGGTGCTTTGGCCGGAACCGCGGGCCTTGCCGCCCTACCTGTGCGGGCGGCAGGACCGCAGACGCTGACAGCCCGCGTTGCCACCGCGCAGATCGCCCCGCTGAAATATGCCGCGACCGAGGTGTGGACCTATGACGGCGCCTTGCCCGGTCCGGTCCTGCGCGTGCCGCAGGGCGGGCGCCTGGCTCGCCGCCTGGTGAACGACCTGCCGGTACCGACCTCGATCCACTGGCACGGCATCCGCATCGACAATGCGATGGACGGTGTGGCTGGCCTGACGCAGGAGGCGGTGCCGCCGGGCGGAACCTTCGACTACGACTTTGCCGTGCCGGACGCCGGGACGTATTGGTATCACGCGCATACCAACTCGTTCGAGCAGGTGGCGCGCGGTCTTTCCGGCGCGTTGATTGTAGGGGAGGCAGGGCCTCCGGAGGTCGACCGGGATGAGGTGCTCGTCCTCAACGACTGGCTGCTGAACCCCGAGGACGCGCAGTTCATGCAGCCCTTCGGCCATCCCATGAGCCTCAGCCACGGCGGTCGTCTCGGCAATCTGCCGGGCACCAACGGGACCTATGACTATGCCCGCGAAGTGAGGGCCAACGAGCGCCTCCGCCTGCGCCTGATCAACGCGTCCAATGCGCGGATCTTCGTGCTTCGACTCGCGGGTCTCGACGGCTGGACCGTCGCGCTGGACGGCATGCCGCTGCCCGCGCCGGAACCAGTGGAGGCAGAGTTGATCCTCGCCCCGGCACAACGCATCGACCTGATTGTCGATGTAACGGCGGAAGACGGTGAAGCCGCGGCTCTACTCAGGTTCGAAGACGACAACCAGTGGCGGCCGCAAGCCCGGTTCCCGGTCGCGGGCAGCGCCTCCGCCACCCGGCGCGATAGCCCCGCCGCTCTGCCGCCTAACCCGCGCATGGAGGTGCCGGTGATCGACGGCGCCCGGCGGCTCGATCTGGTGATGGAGGGCGGGGCCATGGGCCGGATGTCCGGCGCCATGATGAACGGCCGCTCCATGGGCTTTCGCGAAATGGCGGGGCAGGGTCAGTTCTGGGCACTGTCCGGGCAGGTCGGCATGAACGACACGCCGTTCGCCAGTCTCGATCGGGGCGAGACCGTGTGCCTCAAGTTGACCAACGACACCGCCTTTGCCCATGCCATGCACCTGCACGGGATGCACTTCCGGCAGGTGGCCGAGGACGGCACCCTCGGCCCGATGCGCGACACGATCCTCAGCTATCCGGACGAACCGCTGGAGATCGCCTTCGTCGCCAACAACCCCGGCAAGTGGCTGTTCCACTGCCACATGCTCGGCCATGCCGCGTCGGGCATGACCACCTGGATTAACGTATCCTGA
- a CDS encoding c-type cytochrome, giving the protein MNKIIPAALAVVAIAGGAYYLTRPSAPDPSAQPREGEPLVSITVPDTLSADATMGQRAFDATCAACHGSNATGKMGFGPPLVHKIYEPNHHADMAFVMAVQNGVRAHHWPFGDMPAQSGLTKADVGGITTYVRELQRANGIE; this is encoded by the coding sequence ATGAACAAGATCATTCCCGCCGCCTTGGCCGTCGTTGCCATTGCAGGCGGAGCCTACTACCTCACCCGGCCCAGTGCTCCTGACCCAAGCGCACAGCCGAGAGAAGGCGAACCGCTCGTCTCGATCACGGTGCCGGATACGTTGTCCGCCGATGCCACAATGGGCCAGCGGGCCTTCGACGCGACTTGCGCCGCCTGCCACGGGTCCAATGCCACCGGCAAGATGGGCTTCGGCCCGCCGCTCGTGCACAAGATCTACGAGCCGAACCACCACGCAGACATGGCTTTCGTGATGGCCGTCCAGAACGGAGTCCGTGCCCATCACTGGCCTTTCGGAGACATGCCCGCACAATCCGGCCTGACGAAGGCCGATGTCGGCGGGATCACCACCTATGTCCGCGAACTGCAACGCGCCAACGGGATCGAGTGA
- a CDS encoding glutaredoxin family protein, whose translation MPKETKQTAALYRMVMPEHTCPYGLKSKHLLETHGYEVEDHHLKTREETDAFMREHDLETTPQTFVDGKRIGGHDELRIFLGIDPPKAEQSDTSYRPVIAIFSVCALLALGLASHQLGTVLTWQSFIWFISLSMTVLAIQKLQDVEQFSTMFLNYDLLAKRWVPYGKIYPYGEALAGILMTAGILPWISAPVALFIGTIGAVSVFKAVYIDRRELKCACVGGDSNVPLGFISLTENLMMMLMGIWMGVRAFAG comes from the coding sequence ATGCCCAAGGAAACCAAGCAAACCGCTGCGCTCTACCGCATGGTTATGCCGGAGCACACCTGCCCTTATGGCCTGAAGTCGAAGCACCTGCTCGAAACCCATGGCTACGAGGTGGAAGACCACCACCTCAAGACCCGCGAAGAGACCGACGCCTTCATGAGGGAGCATGATCTGGAGACGACTCCGCAGACCTTCGTCGACGGCAAGAGGATCGGCGGCCACGACGAGTTGCGCATTTTCCTCGGGATCGACCCGCCGAAGGCGGAGCAGAGCGATACCAGCTACCGGCCCGTGATCGCAATCTTCTCTGTCTGCGCGCTGCTGGCGCTTGGTCTGGCCTCGCACCAGCTTGGCACCGTCCTGACCTGGCAGAGTTTCATCTGGTTCATCTCACTGTCGATGACCGTTCTGGCGATCCAGAAGCTTCAGGATGTGGAGCAGTTCTCGACCATGTTCCTCAACTACGACCTGCTGGCGAAAAGATGGGTGCCCTACGGCAAGATCTATCCCTATGGCGAGGCGCTGGCGGGGATCCTGATGACGGCGGGGATCCTGCCGTGGATCTCGGCCCCGGTGGCGCTCTTCATCGGGACGATCGGCGCGGTTAGCGTGTTCAAGGCGGTCTACATCGACAGGCGCGAGCTCAAGTGCGCCTGCGTCGGCGGCGACTCGAATGTGCCGCTCGGGTTCATCTCATTGACAGAGAACCTGATGATGATGCTCATGGGGATCTGGATGGGCGTGCGGGCTTTCGCCGGATGA
- a CDS encoding DUF6692 family protein, with product MAYTRFFLMIATSTLLMLGLMYLNTYLVSHVFWSETRAYMALVMGAVMAFVMLAFMLGMYKNRTANIAIFIGSIAVFAGALWLVRSQVTVQDRSYMSAMIPHHSIAIMTSSRANLTDPRVRELADSIVYAQDKEIAEMRYLLADIAANGEAQPGPATAAPELKDAADALSTEVVKTVDPEFLTEEDIAKVFPDGTACRFTYTETSPPVLVTADDGALIRVSGDLVRLEADGDSFAAGPLTAEVNQTDDENLQDLIVTAGSDYTAGFRGQFTCAN from the coding sequence ATGGCTTACACTCGCTTTTTCCTCATGATCGCCACCTCGACGCTGCTCATGTTGGGGCTGATGTATCTGAACACCTACCTCGTCAGTCACGTCTTCTGGTCGGAAACTCGGGCCTACATGGCGTTGGTCATGGGCGCGGTCATGGCCTTCGTGATGCTCGCCTTCATGCTGGGCATGTATAAGAACCGCACCGCCAATATCGCGATCTTCATAGGGTCCATCGCCGTCTTCGCCGGGGCGCTGTGGCTCGTGCGCAGCCAGGTGACGGTGCAGGACCGGTCCTACATGAGCGCGATGATCCCGCACCACTCGATCGCGATCATGACCTCATCGCGGGCCAATCTGACCGACCCCCGGGTGCGGGAACTGGCGGACAGCATCGTCTACGCGCAGGACAAGGAGATCGCCGAGATGCGGTATCTGCTGGCGGACATCGCGGCCAATGGCGAGGCGCAGCCGGGGCCTGCCACTGCCGCGCCGGAGCTGAAGGATGCCGCCGACGCGCTGTCGACCGAGGTCGTCAAGACCGTCGATCCGGAGTTCCTGACAGAGGAAGATATCGCAAAGGTCTTCCCCGATGGCACCGCCTGCCGCTTCACCTATACCGAGACCAGCCCGCCGGTGCTCGTGACCGCCGACGATGGCGCGCTGATTCGGGTCAGCGGCGACCTCGTCCGGCTTGAGGCTGACGGAGACAGCTTTGCCGCCGGCCCGCTAACGGCGGAGGTCAACCAGACGGACGACGAGAACCTTCAAGACCTGATCGTGACCGCCGGTTCCGACTACACCGCCGGGTTCCGCGGCCAGTTCACCTGCGCGAACTGA
- a CDS encoding IS256 family transposase yields MTDDRMTLIELVAKQADGDLVREMLAFAAERIMEVEVEARTGAAKGARSPLREVQRNGYRDRDWDTRAGRIALEIPRLRKGSYLPSFLEPRRTAEKALVAVIQEAYVHGVSTRSVDDLVKAMGAGGMSKSQVSRLCVEIDERVNAFLSRPLEGAWPYLWLDATYVKVRESGRIISRAVIIAVAVNEDGKREVLGVATGPSEAETFWTDFLRSLADRGLRGVKLVVSDDHKGLRAAARRVFDATHQRCRVHWMRNALAHAPTKQRTAVAAMLKTIFAQENKADAEAQWEVVADALREKQARLGALMDASRDDVLAYMDFPREHWAQIASTNPLERVNREIKRRSDVIGIFPNDEAIVRLVGALMLETNDEWTVARRYMSLESLARVTDTTTVRLSAVAT; encoded by the coding sequence ATGACCGATGACAGAATGACGCTGATTGAGCTGGTTGCGAAGCAGGCCGATGGCGATCTCGTGCGCGAGATGCTGGCCTTCGCGGCCGAGCGGATCATGGAAGTGGAGGTCGAGGCGCGAACCGGTGCCGCGAAGGGCGCTCGCTCTCCCCTGCGGGAGGTTCAGCGAAACGGTTACCGGGACCGCGACTGGGACACTCGTGCCGGTCGGATCGCGCTGGAAATCCCGCGGCTGAGAAAGGGGAGCTACCTGCCCAGCTTCCTGGAGCCGCGACGGACTGCTGAGAAGGCGCTGGTGGCGGTGATCCAGGAGGCTTACGTCCACGGGGTCTCGACGCGCTCCGTAGACGATCTGGTGAAGGCGATGGGCGCTGGCGGCATGTCGAAGAGCCAAGTCAGTCGCCTTTGTGTCGAAATCGACGAGCGGGTGAATGCATTCCTCTCCCGGCCGCTCGAAGGCGCCTGGCCCTATCTCTGGCTCGACGCGACCTACGTGAAAGTGCGCGAGAGCGGGCGGATCATCAGCCGCGCCGTGATAATAGCGGTAGCTGTGAACGAGGACGGCAAGCGCGAAGTTCTCGGCGTCGCCACCGGTCCATCCGAAGCAGAAACGTTCTGGACCGACTTCCTGCGCTCTCTCGCCGACCGTGGCCTGCGCGGCGTGAAGCTGGTGGTCTCCGATGACCACAAGGGGCTGCGGGCTGCCGCGCGGCGGGTGTTCGACGCGACGCACCAGCGCTGTCGCGTTCACTGGATGAGAAACGCGCTTGCCCATGCTCCGACCAAGCAGCGCACGGCCGTGGCGGCAATGCTGAAGACGATCTTCGCCCAGGAAAACAAGGCGGATGCCGAAGCCCAGTGGGAGGTCGTGGCTGACGCGCTGCGCGAGAAGCAGGCGCGGCTCGGCGCCCTCATGGACGCCTCGCGCGACGACGTCCTCGCCTACATGGATTTTCCACGTGAGCATTGGGCCCAGATCGCGTCGACGAACCCACTGGAGCGGGTGAACCGGGAGATCAAGCGCAGGTCTGACGTCATCGGCATCTTCCCGAACGACGAGGCCATCGTCCGTCTCGTCGGCGCGCTGATGCTCGAGACCAATGACGAATGGACGGTTGCGCGGAGATACATGTCGCTTGAAAGCCTGGCGCGTGTCACCGACACTACAACCGTCAGGCTGTCCGCCGTGGCGACCTGA
- a CDS encoding aminotransferase class V-fold PLP-dependent enzyme, with translation MSISDPATLLSSFRAALPPAAQLADDLVGKGAVTEGPFGEKPLVYADYVASGRAVKTLEMFMLEQVLPYYANSHTEASFCGSYMTRLRAASRAAIARHCGADASDHAVIFAGSGATAGLNRLVRLLGADRGRVKVIIGPYEHHSNILPWRECGAEVVELPEGAEGGPDLPALDAALADVAAYDRVICAFSAASNVSGIIADVAGLTSRVKAAGALMVWDYAGGGPYLPMAMEPAPDAGIDALVFSPHKFIGGPGATGILVLRRDAVVSDRPTWVGGGTVRFVSSEAHDYADGLEAREEAGTPNVVGDIRAALAVIVKEHIGQAHMQARNADLSARAIAAWRDVPGIELLGLTGPARLPILSFRIRDPRGGFIHQQLATRMLSDRFGIQARGGCACAGPYVLRLLGHDAAAAARIREEILSGQELEKPGFVRLNLSALMSDAEVAYILESVATLSRDAASYADLYEADSARAIFSRRAA, from the coding sequence ATGTCCATCTCCGATCCGGCAACACTTCTCTCCTCTTTCCGCGCCGCGCTTCCGCCTGCGGCGCAGCTGGCCGACGATCTTGTCGGCAAGGGCGCGGTGACCGAGGGGCCGTTCGGCGAAAAGCCACTGGTCTATGCGGATTACGTCGCCTCGGGCCGGGCAGTGAAGACGCTCGAGATGTTCATGCTGGAGCAGGTTCTGCCCTACTATGCCAACAGCCACACCGAGGCGTCGTTCTGCGGCAGCTACATGACCCGGCTGCGCGCCGCCTCGCGTGCGGCCATCGCGCGCCATTGCGGTGCCGATGCGTCGGACCATGCCGTTATCTTCGCCGGCAGCGGCGCCACGGCAGGGCTCAACCGGCTGGTGCGGCTGTTGGGCGCGGACCGGGGCCGGGTGAAAGTCATCATCGGGCCCTACGAGCATCACTCCAATATCCTGCCCTGGCGCGAATGCGGGGCCGAGGTGGTGGAACTGCCCGAAGGCGCGGAGGGTGGCCCGGATCTGCCGGCGCTCGACGCGGCTCTGGCGGATGTGGCGGCCTATGACCGCGTGATCTGCGCCTTCTCGGCCGCTTCGAACGTGTCGGGGATCATTGCCGATGTCGCCGGGCTGACTTCGCGGGTCAAGGCGGCGGGCGCCTTGATGGTCTGGGATTATGCGGGCGGCGGGCCCTACCTGCCGATGGCGATGGAGCCGGCGCCCGACGCAGGCATCGACGCGCTGGTCTTTTCGCCGCACAAGTTCATCGGCGGGCCGGGGGCCACGGGCATCCTCGTGCTGCGCCGCGACGCGGTGGTGTCGGACAGGCCGACCTGGGTTGGCGGCGGCACGGTGCGCTTCGTGTCGTCTGAGGCGCATGATTATGCCGACGGGCTCGAAGCGCGCGAAGAAGCCGGCACGCCGAATGTTGTGGGCGATATCCGCGCCGCGCTCGCGGTGATCGTCAAGGAGCATATCGGACAGGCCCATATGCAGGCGCGCAATGCGGACTTGTCCGCCCGCGCCATCGCCGCTTGGCGCGATGTGCCTGGGATCGAGCTGCTCGGGCTGACAGGGCCGGCGCGGCTGCCGATCCTGTCCTTCCGCATCCGCGATCCGCGCGGAGGGTTCATCCACCAGCAGCTCGCGACGCGGATGCTCAGCGACCGGTTCGGCATCCAGGCGCGTGGCGGCTGTGCCTGCGCAGGGCCTTACGTGCTGCGGCTGCTCGGTCACGATGCCGCCGCCGCGGCGCGGATCCGTGAGGAGATCCTCTCCGGTCAGGAGCTGGAAAAGCCCGGTTTCGTGCGGCTCAACCTGTCGGCGCTGATGAGCGACGCCGAGGTGGCGTATATTCTCGAAAGTGTCGCGACCTTGTCGCGGGATGCCGCCAGCTATGCCGATCTCTACGAGGCCGACAGCGCGCGCGCCATCTTCTCGCGCCGCGCCGCCTGA
- a CDS encoding Lrp/AsnC family transcriptional regulator: protein MAKGERPALDSYDRKILSRLQRNSETPVAEIAAEIGLTTTPCWRRIRKLEQRGYFKRRVVLLDEEKLNVGVSVFMAIRTGEHSREWSQAFVKATRDIPEIVDVFRLAGEIDYMLRVVVPDIATYDSVYQRLIEKVDIRDVSSMFAMETIRSSTELPLDYA, encoded by the coding sequence TTGGCCAAAGGCGAAAGACCAGCACTCGACTCCTACGACCGGAAAATACTGAGCCGGCTGCAACGCAACTCCGAAACTCCGGTGGCGGAGATCGCCGCCGAAATCGGGCTGACGACAACTCCCTGCTGGCGCCGCATCCGCAAGCTCGAGCAGCGCGGCTATTTCAAGCGCCGGGTGGTGCTGCTCGATGAGGAAAAGCTGAATGTCGGCGTGTCCGTCTTCATGGCGATCCGGACAGGCGAACACAGCCGCGAATGGTCTCAGGCCTTCGTAAAAGCGACGCGGGACATTCCCGAGATCGTCGACGTGTTTCGCCTGGCGGGCGAGATCGACTATATGCTGCGGGTCGTGGTGCCCGACATCGCCACCTATGACAGCGTCTATCAGCGGCTGATCGAAAAGGTCGATATCCGCGACGTCTCGTCGATGTTCGCGATGGAGACCATCCGGTCGAGTACCGAGCTGCCGCTCGACTACGCCTAG